The Skermanella pratensis genome has a window encoding:
- a CDS encoding DUF3750 domain-containing protein, producing the protein MKAMIVSMAVLLFLLTGPMLVVAMGTVTLGGHWSTASRQSSNQAPDPATTPEAVVQVYAARAFSWRGAFGTHPWFAVKAAGAPDYTVYEKIGWRVMRGLPAISIARRTPDGYWFGQKPTILAELRGPAAEAAIAKLDAAAKAYPYNGTYRIWPGPNSNTFAAFVGRAVPELRLDLPPTALGKDYLAPWSLFASAPSGTGWQLSIFGVAGVLVAVEEGIELNVLGLTVGIDPLDLAIKLPGLGRLGPGRGAEVDEEILERGRDRQPPE; encoded by the coding sequence ATGAAAGCCATGATCGTTTCGATGGCGGTCCTGTTGTTTCTGCTGACCGGCCCGATGCTGGTGGTAGCGATGGGAACCGTGACGCTGGGGGGGCATTGGTCCACCGCCAGCCGACAATCCTCCAACCAGGCTCCCGATCCGGCGACGACACCCGAAGCGGTCGTGCAGGTCTATGCCGCGCGCGCCTTCTCGTGGCGGGGAGCCTTCGGCACCCATCCCTGGTTCGCCGTCAAGGCGGCCGGCGCCCCGGATTATACCGTGTACGAGAAAATCGGCTGGCGCGTCATGCGGGGCCTGCCGGCGATCTCGATTGCCCGGCGGACGCCCGATGGCTACTGGTTCGGCCAGAAGCCGACGATCCTGGCGGAACTGCGCGGCCCGGCCGCCGAGGCCGCCATCGCCAAGCTGGACGCCGCCGCCAAGGCGTACCCGTACAACGGCACCTACCGGATCTGGCCGGGTCCCAACAGCAACACCTTCGCCGCCTTTGTCGGCCGGGCGGTGCCGGAACTGCGCCTCGACCTGCCGCCCACCGCCCTGGGCAAGGATTACCTGGCGCCGTGGAGCCTGTTCGCGTCGGCGCCCAGCGGGACCGGCTGGCAGCTGTCGATATTCGGCGTGGCCGGCGTGCTGGTCGCGGTGGAGGAAGGCATCGAGCTCAACGTGCTGGGCCTGACCGTCGGCATCGACCCCCTGGACCTCGCGATCAAGCTGCCGGGCCTGGGACGGCTGGGACCGGGCCGGGGCGCGGAGGTGGACGAGGAGATCCTGGAGCGCGGCCGGGACCGCCAACCGCCGGAATGA
- a CDS encoding REP-associated tyrosine transposase, with protein sequence MSRSKHSAACYRERMRYRRDRTAGGTYFFTVVTHERLPILASPEAVDALRSAFRKVRSDRPFVIKAIVVLPDHLHTLWTLPEGDADYSMRWRLIKRSFSAAVDARSRVWQNRFWEHRVRDETDWCRHIDYIHWNPVKHGIVNEAWEWPYSSFNTHVQRGTYPADWHPIIEPALTPPRVPGPGHPATARARR encoded by the coding sequence ATGTCGCGGAGCAAGCATTCGGCCGCATGCTATCGTGAACGCATGAGATACCGACGCGACCGCACCGCGGGCGGAACCTACTTCTTCACCGTGGTCACACACGAACGGCTGCCGATTCTCGCCAGTCCGGAGGCGGTCGATGCCTTGCGGTCGGCTTTTCGCAAGGTTCGTAGCGACCGCCCTTTCGTGATCAAAGCGATCGTCGTCCTGCCGGACCACCTGCATACCTTATGGACGCTGCCGGAAGGTGACGCCGACTATTCCATGCGGTGGCGGCTGATCAAACGTAGCTTCTCGGCGGCTGTCGACGCTCGGTCACGTGTCTGGCAGAACCGCTTCTGGGAACATCGGGTTCGTGACGAGACCGACTGGTGCCGTCACATCGACTATATCCACTGGAATCCGGTCAAGCACGGTATCGTGAATGAAGCTTGGGAATGGCCTTATTCGAGCTTCAACACCCATGTGCAGCGTGGCACCTATCCAGCGGATTGGCACCCGATCATCGAACCGGCCCTCACGCCGCCGCGGGTTCCGGGTCCGGGGCACCCTGCCACTGCTCGAGCACGCCGTTGA
- a CDS encoding division/cell wall cluster transcriptional repressor MraZ gives MAIFLSSFLNKVDKKGRVSVPASFRGVLAKDSPEGVASSVIVFRSLQFSALEACSPEHMDRLAETLDQMDIPPEEKDLFQATIFAGSIQLGIDAEGRILIPQDMLDYAGITEQASFVANNKTFQIWEPAAHAARMEEARKLSRAAGLSLSSISLSGRRPAAAPAKE, from the coding sequence ATGGCCATCTTCTTGTCCTCTTTCTTGAATAAGGTAGACAAGAAGGGCCGCGTGTCGGTGCCGGCGTCATTTCGTGGCGTGCTGGCCAAGGACTCCCCCGAAGGCGTTGCGTCCAGCGTGATCGTGTTCCGCTCCCTACAGTTTTCTGCACTCGAAGCGTGTAGTCCGGAGCATATGGACAGGCTGGCCGAAACACTGGATCAAATGGATATTCCGCCGGAGGAGAAGGACCTCTTCCAGGCGACGATCTTCGCCGGCTCGATCCAGCTCGGGATCGACGCCGAGGGCCGGATCCTGATCCCCCAGGACATGCTGGATTATGCCGGGATCACCGAGCAGGCCTCGTTCGTGGCCAACAACAAGACTTTCCAGATCTGGGAGCCGGCCGCCCACGCCGCCCGGATGGAAGAGGCGCGCAAGCTCAGCCGCGCCGCAGGGCTGTCGCTCAGCAGCATCAGCCTGTCGGGCCGCCGGCCAGCCGCCGCCCCGGCGAAGGAATAG
- a CDS encoding DMT family transporter, producing MSSRDIAAALVVMVIWGLNFAVAKYGLRDFSPMLLMSLRFAMVAVMLLPFVAVPWGRMKEIFVLSVLLGGLHFPLMFTGLTRVDAAAASIAIQLQVPFSSILAAILYKDKLGWRRGLGMAISFGGVIVIAGEPRAMDGSWYLGLVVVAALIFSIVNIQIRRIGSINGFSLNAWMSVMAAPQLLAVSLLMETGQVEQIRAASWLGWGSIAYMAIMVTIVSYAFWYPLVRRYPVNQTMPWTLLVPVFGVLSGVLLLGEPLTPAMVVGGSLTLVGVAVIMIRKAPKQNQNQSAT from the coding sequence TTGAGCTCCCGCGACATCGCCGCCGCCCTGGTCGTCATGGTGATCTGGGGCCTCAACTTCGCCGTGGCCAAGTACGGCTTGCGCGACTTTTCGCCCATGCTGCTGATGAGCCTGCGGTTCGCCATGGTGGCGGTGATGCTCCTGCCGTTCGTGGCGGTGCCGTGGGGGCGCATGAAGGAGATCTTCGTGCTGTCGGTGCTGCTGGGCGGCCTGCACTTCCCGCTGATGTTCACCGGGCTGACCAGGGTGGACGCGGCGGCCGCCTCGATCGCGATCCAGCTCCAGGTGCCGTTCTCCTCCATCCTCGCGGCGATCCTCTACAAGGACAAGCTGGGCTGGCGGCGCGGGCTGGGCATGGCGATCTCGTTCGGCGGCGTGATCGTGATCGCCGGCGAACCCCGGGCCATGGACGGAAGCTGGTATCTGGGGCTGGTGGTGGTGGCCGCGCTGATCTTCTCCATCGTCAATATCCAGATCCGCCGGATCGGCTCGATCAACGGCTTCTCGCTGAATGCCTGGATGTCCGTGATGGCGGCGCCCCAGCTGCTGGCCGTCTCGCTGCTGATGGAGACCGGGCAGGTCGAGCAGATCAGGGCGGCGTCGTGGCTCGGCTGGGGCAGCATCGCCTACATGGCGATCATGGTCACCATCGTGTCCTACGCGTTCTGGTATCCTCTGGTGCGCCGCTACCCGGTCAACCAGACCATGCCGTGGACGCTGCTGGTGCCGGTGTTCGGCGTGCTGTCCGGCGTGCTGCTGCTGGGCGAGCCGCTGACGCCCGCCATGGTGGTCGGCGGATCGCTGACGCTGGTAGGCGTCGCGGTGATCATGATCCGGAAGGCTCCGAAGCAGAACCAGAACCAGTCGGCGACATGA
- a CDS encoding GNAT family N-acetyltransferase: protein MTVYRKLLPTDLNTYRDHLLRLSANDRYSRFCGFKSDEAIAGYCRGIDWRFTIMVGCFVRGELRAVAELRTEPKVWPGEGELAVSVEPGFQNQGFGSGVMRRILTVARNRTIRRLVLICLISNRRMQAIVRKFLGNLESDCGEVTGRLELPWPDQVSLLQEALDGGTAMVNGVLEQWQGAPDPEPAAA, encoded by the coding sequence ATGACGGTCTATCGCAAGCTCCTTCCCACCGACCTGAACACCTATCGCGATCACCTTCTCCGGCTCTCGGCGAACGATCGCTATTCCCGCTTCTGCGGCTTCAAGTCCGATGAGGCGATCGCCGGCTATTGCCGCGGCATAGACTGGCGCTTCACCATCATGGTCGGCTGCTTCGTGCGCGGCGAACTGCGCGCGGTCGCCGAACTGCGCACCGAGCCGAAGGTCTGGCCGGGCGAGGGCGAACTGGCGGTCAGCGTCGAGCCGGGCTTCCAGAACCAGGGCTTCGGGTCGGGCGTGATGCGCCGCATCCTGACCGTCGCGCGCAACCGGACGATTCGCCGCCTCGTGCTGATCTGCCTGATCAGCAACCGCCGAATGCAGGCGATCGTCCGCAAGTTCCTCGGCAATCTGGAAAGCGACTGCGGCGAGGTCACCGGCCGCCTCGAACTGCCCTGGCCCGACCAGGTGAGCCTGCTCCAGGAAGCGCTCGACGGCGGCACGGCCATGGTCAACGGCGTGCTCGAGCAGTGGCAGGGTGCCCCGGACCCGGAACCCGCGGCGGCGTGA
- a CDS encoding TerB family tellurite resistance protein → MSIWGKFLGGAAGFAIGGPIGGLLGAVAGHAVDLYREEEGETDATQQIAFTIGVIALGAKMAKVDGVVTRHEVDAFKQVFKIPSEEMKNVGRIFDMARRDSQGWEPYAKQIAKLLADRPAVLEDLLDGLFHIARADGELREAEIGYLEGISKVFGFSDRDFLRIRASNGCAPKDDPYAVLGLTPDATDEEIKAAHRGLVRDHHPDRLIAQGLPQDFVDIANDKLASINAAHDRIRKERGAVMETA, encoded by the coding sequence ATGAGTATCTGGGGAAAATTTCTGGGCGGAGCCGCGGGCTTCGCCATCGGCGGCCCGATCGGGGGTCTTCTCGGGGCGGTCGCCGGCCACGCCGTAGACCTGTACCGCGAGGAGGAGGGGGAAACCGACGCGACCCAGCAGATCGCCTTCACCATCGGCGTGATCGCGCTCGGCGCCAAGATGGCCAAGGTGGACGGCGTGGTGACCCGCCACGAGGTCGACGCCTTCAAGCAGGTGTTCAAGATCCCGTCGGAAGAGATGAAGAATGTCGGGCGCATCTTCGACATGGCGCGCCGCGACAGCCAGGGCTGGGAACCCTATGCCAAACAGATCGCCAAGCTGCTGGCCGACCGTCCCGCCGTGCTGGAAGACCTGCTTGACGGTCTGTTCCACATCGCGCGGGCCGACGGCGAGCTGCGCGAGGCCGAGATCGGCTACCTGGAAGGCATCTCGAAGGTGTTCGGCTTCTCCGACCGGGACTTCCTGCGCATCCGGGCGAGCAACGGCTGCGCGCCCAAGGACGACCCCTACGCCGTGCTCGGCCTGACCCCGGACGCCACCGACGAGGAGATCAAGGCGGCGCACCGCGGCCTGGTGCGCGACCATCATCCCGACCGCCTGATCGCCCAGGGCTTGCCGCAGGATTTCGTCGACATCGCCAACGACAAGCTGGCGTCGATCAATGCCGCCCACGACCGCATCCGCAAGGAACGCGGCGCCGTGATGGAGACCGCGTGA
- the rsmH gene encoding 16S rRNA (cytosine(1402)-N(4))-methyltransferase RsmH, whose amino-acid sequence MASTNEHVPVLLEEVVAALAPRDGGVYVDGTFGRGGYARAILAAADCTVWGIDRDPAAVAAGSVMAEEFPHRLNVIEGPFGRMDALLREAGVEGVDGVTLDLGVSSPQIDDPARGFSFRADGPLDMRMGNHGMTAADAVNSLGETELADVIYRLGEERMSRRVARAIVAARAEQPIERTGRLAEIVRRVVPKSRDGIDPATRTFQALRLYVNDELGELDRGLAASERLLRPGGRLAVVSFHSLEDRQVKEFLRRRSGNSPAPSRHAPVERTAEAAPTFRLISRKPVTPGDTELVNNPRARSARLRAAERTKAPAFEEAA is encoded by the coding sequence ATGGCATCGACCAACGAACATGTCCCCGTCCTGCTGGAAGAGGTGGTGGCGGCCCTGGCTCCCCGGGACGGCGGCGTCTATGTGGACGGGACCTTCGGCCGCGGCGGCTATGCCCGCGCGATCCTGGCCGCCGCGGACTGCACCGTCTGGGGGATCGACCGCGACCCCGCGGCGGTCGCCGCGGGCTCGGTCATGGCTGAGGAATTCCCCCATCGGTTGAACGTCATCGAAGGCCCGTTCGGCCGGATGGACGCGCTGCTGCGCGAGGCCGGGGTCGAGGGCGTCGACGGCGTCACGCTGGACCTGGGCGTCTCGTCGCCGCAGATCGACGACCCGGCGCGCGGTTTCTCGTTCCGCGCCGACGGGCCGCTCGACATGCGCATGGGAAATCATGGGATGACGGCCGCCGACGCGGTCAATTCCCTGGGCGAGACCGAACTGGCCGACGTGATCTACCGCCTGGGCGAGGAGCGGATGTCCCGCCGGGTCGCCCGCGCGATCGTGGCCGCCCGCGCCGAACAGCCGATCGAGCGGACCGGCCGGCTGGCCGAGATCGTCCGGCGGGTGGTTCCGAAGAGCCGCGACGGCATCGATCCGGCGACCCGGACCTTCCAGGCGCTCCGGCTCTACGTCAACGACGAGCTGGGCGAGCTGGACCGCGGCCTCGCCGCCTCCGAGCGGCTGCTGCGCCCCGGCGGGCGGCTGGCGGTGGTCTCGTTCCACTCGCTGGAGGACCGCCAGGTCAAGGAATTCCTGCGCCGGCGGTCGGGCAACAGCCCGGCCCCGTCGCGTCACGCACCGGTGGAACGGACGGCCGAAGCGGCGCCGACGTTCCGCCTGATCTCCCGCAAGCCGGTGACGCCCGGCGACACGGAACTCGTCAACAATCCCCGCGCCCGGTCAGCCCGGCTGCGCGCGGCCGAACGCACGAAGGCACCGGCCTTCGAGGAGGCAGCATGA
- a CDS encoding N-acetylmuramoyl-L-alanine amidase: protein MTLSPIPRPSPNQEPRPDGVPVDILLVHYTGMPTGAGALERLCDRDSRVSAHYLVDEDGTVFALVPEERRAWHAGVGFWQGERDINSRSIGVELANPGHEWGYRPFPPAQMEAFAVLARGILDRHGILPHRVLAHSDVAPARKEDPGELFGWQGLAARGIGMWPEPEALDDGPGYAVAEAQDLLGRFGYEVAASGVLDAPTRIAATAFQRHFVPDRVAFGLDRTFMRVLRAAVRQAEAPVSR, encoded by the coding sequence ATGACGCTCTCCCCGATCCCGCGACCTTCGCCGAACCAGGAACCGCGCCCGGACGGCGTGCCGGTCGACATCCTGCTGGTCCACTACACCGGCATGCCGACGGGCGCCGGGGCCCTGGAGCGGCTGTGCGACCGGGATTCCCGGGTCAGCGCGCATTATCTGGTGGACGAGGACGGGACGGTGTTCGCCCTGGTGCCGGAGGAGCGGCGGGCCTGGCATGCCGGCGTCGGCTTCTGGCAGGGCGAGCGCGACATCAACAGCCGCTCGATCGGCGTGGAGCTGGCGAACCCCGGGCACGAGTGGGGCTACCGCCCGTTCCCGCCGGCCCAGATGGAGGCATTCGCCGTCCTGGCGCGCGGCATCCTGGATCGGCATGGGATCTTGCCCCACCGGGTGCTCGCCCACTCCGACGTGGCGCCGGCCCGCAAGGAGGATCCCGGCGAACTGTTCGGCTGGCAGGGGCTTGCGGCACGGGGCATCGGGATGTGGCCGGAACCGGAAGCGCTGGACGACGGGCCGGGCTACGCGGTGGCGGAGGCCCAGGACCTGCTGGGCCGGTTCGGCTACGAGGTCGCGGCGTCGGGCGTGCTGGACGCCCCGACCCGCATCGCGGCGACGGCTTTTCAGCGCCATTTCGTCCCCGACCGGGTGGCATTCGGCCTGGACCGGACCTTCATGCGGGTGCTCCGGGCGGCGGTCCGGCAGGCGGAAGCGCCCGTTTCCCGCTGA
- a CDS encoding ATP-binding cassette domain-containing protein encodes MAPNPPLVALMGATVTFGGLPVFEKIDLGIARGDKVCLVGRNGSGKSTLMKLLSGQIAPDDGERFLQPGARVAYLAQEPSFDGYATVHDFVAEGLPPDDQDALHRVDAVLDRLSLAVDRSPASLSGGEARRAALGRALVSAPDVLLLDEPTNHLDLPTIEWLEGELQSYRGGLLLISHDRAFLSKLSRRTLWLDRGGIRETERGFAEFEAWQQEVFASEEIAAHKLDRKIAAETQWMREGISARRTRNMGRVRALQQLRTDRAERVRGGQQVKLGVAEGEASGRMVIEAEHVAKGFDASDGRREVAKDFSTRILRGDRVGLIGPNGAGKTTLLKLLTGQMPPDSGTVRLGVNLQPVYFDQRRASLDPNATIHQTLCPFGGDSVSVGGQSRHVASYMRDFLFDPKLKDTPTRALSGGERNRLLLATLFARPSNLMILDEPTNDLDMDTLDLLEEVLSDYDGTLLLVSHDRDFLDRLVTSVIAVEGAGEVQEYVGGYSDYVTQRPDRGATEASKARKKDASPPAEAKQRRKLSYQQQRELDQLPGRMDELGGRIRAAEARLADADFFSRDPAGFQKTSEGLGKLQAELEAAEERWLELEALREELEASS; translated from the coding sequence ATGGCACCTAACCCTCCCCTGGTCGCGCTGATGGGCGCCACGGTCACTTTCGGCGGTCTGCCGGTGTTCGAGAAGATCGATCTCGGCATCGCGCGGGGCGACAAGGTGTGCCTGGTCGGACGCAACGGCAGCGGCAAATCCACCCTCATGAAGCTCTTGTCCGGACAGATCGCGCCGGACGACGGCGAACGTTTTCTCCAACCCGGCGCGCGCGTGGCCTATCTGGCGCAGGAACCCTCGTTCGATGGCTATGCGACGGTCCACGACTTCGTCGCCGAAGGGCTGCCGCCCGACGACCAGGACGCCCTGCACCGGGTCGACGCGGTGCTCGACCGGCTGAGCTTGGCGGTCGACCGGTCGCCCGCCAGCCTGTCCGGCGGCGAGGCGCGCCGCGCGGCACTGGGACGGGCGCTGGTCTCCGCCCCCGACGTCCTGCTGCTGGACGAGCCGACCAACCATCTGGACCTGCCGACGATCGAATGGCTGGAAGGCGAGCTGCAGTCCTATCGCGGCGGGCTGCTGCTGATCAGCCACGACCGTGCCTTCCTGTCCAAGCTGTCGCGTCGGACCCTGTGGCTCGACCGCGGCGGCATCCGCGAGACCGAGCGCGGCTTCGCGGAGTTCGAAGCCTGGCAGCAGGAGGTCTTCGCGTCGGAGGAGATCGCGGCCCACAAGCTGGACCGCAAGATCGCCGCCGAGACCCAGTGGATGCGGGAGGGCATCAGCGCCCGCCGGACCCGCAACATGGGCCGTGTGCGCGCCCTGCAGCAGCTTCGCACCGATCGCGCCGAACGGGTGCGCGGCGGCCAGCAGGTCAAGCTGGGTGTCGCCGAGGGCGAGGCCAGCGGGCGCATGGTGATCGAGGCGGAGCATGTCGCCAAGGGCTTCGACGCGTCGGACGGTCGGCGGGAGGTCGCGAAGGATTTCTCCACCCGCATCCTGCGCGGCGACCGGGTCGGCCTGATCGGCCCGAACGGCGCCGGCAAGACCACGCTGCTCAAGCTCCTGACCGGCCAGATGCCGCCCGATTCGGGGACGGTGCGGCTGGGCGTCAACCTTCAGCCGGTCTATTTCGACCAGCGACGCGCCTCGCTCGATCCGAACGCCACGATCCACCAGACGCTCTGCCCGTTCGGCGGCGACAGCGTCTCGGTCGGCGGCCAGTCCCGGCACGTCGCGTCCTACATGCGGGACTTCCTGTTCGACCCGAAGCTGAAGGATACGCCGACCCGGGCGCTGTCCGGCGGCGAGCGGAACCGGCTGCTGCTGGCGACCCTGTTCGCCCGGCCGTCGAACCTGATGATCCTGGACGAGCCGACCAACGACCTGGACATGGACACGCTCGACCTGCTGGAAGAGGTCCTGAGCGACTATGACGGCACGCTGCTGCTGGTCAGCCACGACCGCGACTTCCTGGACCGGCTGGTGACCTCGGTAATCGCGGTGGAGGGGGCCGGCGAGGTCCAGGAGTATGTCGGCGGCTACTCGGACTACGTCACCCAGCGCCCGGACCGCGGCGCGACGGAAGCGTCCAAGGCCCGGAAGAAGGACGCATCACCGCCCGCCGAGGCCAAGCAGCGCCGCAAGCTGAGCTACCAGCAGCAGCGCGAGCTTGACCAGCTGCCGGGGCGGATGGATGAGCTGGGCGGCAGGATCAGGGCGGCGGAGGCGAGGCTGGCCGACGCCGACTTCTTCAGCCGGGACCCCGCCGGGTTCCAGAAGACCAGCGAGGGCCTGGGCAAGCTTCAGGCGGAGCTGGAAGCGGCGGAGGAACGCTGGCTCGAGCTGGAGGCATTGCGGGAAGAACTGGAAGCCTCCTCTTGA
- the ftsL gene encoding cell division protein FtsL: protein MISKSTVIWLGLAGLASGALFHTSYRVQALGEDLAGLNRAIIHEQEAIQILKAEWSYMNDPTRIEEMARRHLVLGPTAAGQMIASVETIPARLHPADPNAPQGPALVAGTVPMPSRKPSAGSLQASAPAGTVVLATYKVTR from the coding sequence ATGATCAGCAAGTCCACGGTGATCTGGCTCGGTCTGGCGGGCCTGGCGAGCGGGGCATTGTTCCACACGAGCTATCGGGTGCAGGCGCTCGGCGAGGACTTGGCCGGGCTGAACCGCGCGATCATCCACGAACAGGAAGCCATTCAGATCCTGAAGGCCGAGTGGAGCTACATGAACGATCCGACCCGGATCGAGGAAATGGCGCGCCGCCACCTGGTGCTCGGCCCGACCGCAGCCGGGCAGATGATCGCCTCGGTCGAGACCATCCCGGCACGGCTGCATCCGGCCGACCCCAACGCGCCGCAGGGCCCCGCGCTGGTCGCCGGAACGGTTCCGATGCCGTCGCGCAAGCCGAGCGCCGGCAGCCTGCAGGCAAGCGCGCCGGCCGGTACCGTCGTGCTCGCCACCTACAAGGTGACGCGATGA